In Humulus lupulus chromosome 7, drHumLupu1.1, whole genome shotgun sequence, the following are encoded in one genomic region:
- the LOC133788408 gene encoding probable protein disulfide-isomerase A6 isoform X2: MVSSRALCALGTLALLFLASVSADDVVVLTESNFEKEVGQDRAALVEFYAPWCGHCKKLAPEYEKLGASFKKAKSVLIGKVDCDEHKTVCSKSGVSGYPTLQWFPKGSLEPKKYEGPRTAEALAEFVNKEGGTNVKIASIPSSVVVLTSDNFDEVVLNNEKDVLVEFYAPWCGHCKSLAPIYEKFASAYKLEEDVVVANLDADKYKDLAEKYGISGFPTLKFFPKSNKAGEDYDGGRDLDDFVNFINEKCGTNRDGKGQLTSKAGLVESLDDKVKEFVKASNDEKKAILAKIEEEVEKLKGSSARYGKIYLKAAKSSLEKGADYAKKEIQRLERMLEKSISPAKADEFILKKNILSSYVSSQ, encoded by the exons ATGGTGAGCTCAAGGGCTTTGTGTGCTTTGGGAACCCTAGCTTTACTCTTTCTCGCATCGGTTTCGGCCGATGATGTCGTTGTGCTCACCGAGAGCAACTTTGAGAAGGAGGTCGGCCAAGATCGCGCCGCCCTCGTTGAGTTCTACGCTCCCTG GTGTGGACATTGTAAAAAGCTTGCACCGGAATATGAGAAGCTTGGCGCAAGTTTTAAGAAAGCAAAATCTGTTCTAATTGGAAAG GTGGACTGTGACGAGCACAAGACCGTTTGCAGTAAGTCTGGTGTTTCTGGATATCCCACACTCCAGTGGTTTCCAAAAGGGTCCCTTGAACCCAAAAA GTATGAAGGCCCACGTACTGCAGAAGCTCTTGCAGAATTTGTCAATAAGGAAGGAG GGACCAATGTGAAGATAGCTTCAATCCCATCCAGTGTTGTGGTACTGACATCGGATAACTTTGATGAAGTTGTCCTGAACAATGAAAAAGATGTTCTAGTGGAGTTCTATGCACCATG GTGCGGCCACTGCAAATCCCTTGCTCCT ATTTATGAGAAGTTTGCATCAGCATATAAGTTGGAAGAAGATGTAGTGGTTGCAAATCTTGATGCTGACAAATACAAAGACTTGGCTGAAAA GTATGGAATAAGTGGGTTTCCAACATTGAAATTTTTCCCAAAAAGCAACAAGGCTGGTGAAGATTATGATGGTGGCAGAGATCTAGATGATTTTGTAAACTTTATTAATGAGAAATGTGGCACTAATAGAGATGGAAAAGGACAACTTACTTCCAAA gCTGGCCTAGTTGAATCTTTGGATGACAAGGTGAAGGAGTTTGTGAAAGCCAGCAATGATGAGAAGAAGGCAATCCTCGCAAAGATAGAGGAGGAAGTTGAGAAGCTTAAGGGTTCCTCTGCAAG GTATGGTAAGATCTACTTGAAAGCTGCCAAAAGCAGTCTGGAGAAAGGTGCTGATTATGCCAAGAAGGAAATTCAGCGTCTTGAGCGCATGCTTGAAAAG TCGATCAGCCCAGCCAAGGCAGATGAGTTCATTCTCAAGAAGAACATTCTATCTTCCTATGTCTCCTCTCAATGA
- the LOC133788408 gene encoding probable protein disulfide-isomerase A6 isoform X1, producing MVSSRALCALGTLALLFLASVSADDVVVLTESNFEKEVGQDRAALVEFYAPWCGHCKKLAPEYEKLGASFKKAKSVLIGKVDCDEHKTVCSKSGVSGYPTLQWFPKGSLEPKKYEGPRTAEALAEFVNKEGGTNVKIASIPSSVVVLTSDNFDEVVLNNEKDVLVEFYAPWCGHCKSLAPIYEKFASAYKLEEDVVVANLDADKYKDLAEKYGISGFPTLKFFPKSNKAGEDYDGGRDLDDFVNFINEKCGTNRDGKGQLTSKAGLVESLDDKVKEFVKASNDEKKAILAKIEEEVEKLKGSSARYGKIYLKAAKSSLEKGADYAKKEIQRLERMLEKQSISPAKADEFILKKNILSSYVSSQ from the exons ATGGTGAGCTCAAGGGCTTTGTGTGCTTTGGGAACCCTAGCTTTACTCTTTCTCGCATCGGTTTCGGCCGATGATGTCGTTGTGCTCACCGAGAGCAACTTTGAGAAGGAGGTCGGCCAAGATCGCGCCGCCCTCGTTGAGTTCTACGCTCCCTG GTGTGGACATTGTAAAAAGCTTGCACCGGAATATGAGAAGCTTGGCGCAAGTTTTAAGAAAGCAAAATCTGTTCTAATTGGAAAG GTGGACTGTGACGAGCACAAGACCGTTTGCAGTAAGTCTGGTGTTTCTGGATATCCCACACTCCAGTGGTTTCCAAAAGGGTCCCTTGAACCCAAAAA GTATGAAGGCCCACGTACTGCAGAAGCTCTTGCAGAATTTGTCAATAAGGAAGGAG GGACCAATGTGAAGATAGCTTCAATCCCATCCAGTGTTGTGGTACTGACATCGGATAACTTTGATGAAGTTGTCCTGAACAATGAAAAAGATGTTCTAGTGGAGTTCTATGCACCATG GTGCGGCCACTGCAAATCCCTTGCTCCT ATTTATGAGAAGTTTGCATCAGCATATAAGTTGGAAGAAGATGTAGTGGTTGCAAATCTTGATGCTGACAAATACAAAGACTTGGCTGAAAA GTATGGAATAAGTGGGTTTCCAACATTGAAATTTTTCCCAAAAAGCAACAAGGCTGGTGAAGATTATGATGGTGGCAGAGATCTAGATGATTTTGTAAACTTTATTAATGAGAAATGTGGCACTAATAGAGATGGAAAAGGACAACTTACTTCCAAA gCTGGCCTAGTTGAATCTTTGGATGACAAGGTGAAGGAGTTTGTGAAAGCCAGCAATGATGAGAAGAAGGCAATCCTCGCAAAGATAGAGGAGGAAGTTGAGAAGCTTAAGGGTTCCTCTGCAAG GTATGGTAAGATCTACTTGAAAGCTGCCAAAAGCAGTCTGGAGAAAGGTGCTGATTATGCCAAGAAGGAAATTCAGCGTCTTGAGCGCATGCTTGAAAAG CAGTCGATCAGCCCAGCCAAGGCAGATGAGTTCATTCTCAAGAAGAACATTCTATCTTCCTATGTCTCCTCTCAATGA